DNA sequence from the Acidobacteriota bacterium genome:
TCCATCTACGGTAGGCAAATATTGTGTTCCTTGAGAATGTGTTTGATTGTGATTGATATGCTTATCGTTGATATTATTTTCAGAGAAAGCAAATTTACCAGTTACAACAACGGTAACAATAAGAATTATCACCAATACAATACTAAACAAGGTAGCTAGTCTTTTCATAATTCTCCTAAATTGTGTTTGTATATCGGCAAACATTATTTGCCGACTAAAAGAACTGAAAAGTTGTAGGGGTGTATTTTTTTTGCCTGGATTTTGCTTGTACGCCTCGTTCCCAGGAGTGTCAATAAAATTTTTAACACCTATTCGCAGTATGGAGAAATGCGCTTGGCTTGTTGCGAGGAAATCATTTTGTTCGTCCTGGATGAAGCTCTATCTCTGTATGTCGCAACGTTAAGGATCTTGCCGCTTTCGCATCTCGATCAATTCAATGCTGCCGCGCGTCGTCAGTTGGTAATAATCGCTGATTTCACCGGACTCAAATCCTTTGATCAAATTTTCGATGCTCTGCAACAACTGGACGCTGAAGTGATTGTCCACAGTTTGCGGATGGACGTTGGTGTAGTATGCGTAATTGAAATAGCTGCGAATCAGCAGGCTTCGGTCGTCAATCGGCAGCGATTTCAGGTTTTCGACAAACCGTCCCATCGTATCCTGTCGGAACAAGTAAAACTCCACATTGGAAACATAAAAGGCCGAGACTTTTTCGTTGATCTCTTTCAGGTAATCACCGATGGATTTCAGCGCCCGAATACCGGAAATGTCGCCTGTTGCCGGAATGATCCGGTTTTGGTCGTGCATGGTTTTGATCACCTGAAACGTCGCTTCGGTGGCCAGATAGTTGCGCTGTCTGCCTTTGAGGTCTTTTTCCAGCAGGATGTCGCGGTAGGCGGGAAAGAATCTGCCGGTCGGACGGTCGCGGATGGTGTACCGGACTTCCAGGCAATCGGTGTAAAACGCCTGGTAAATTTCGTCAATTGTTTCCCAGTCGCGCGGGTTCAACGGCAATCCAAAGCTGTCAATTTTCTTGTGCAACTCGGCTTTGATTTTATCGGCCAGTTTTTGATCCAGCGGCGTGCGGTCGAAATAATCCACCAGATCGCGAATCTGGCGGTCGTTCCATTTCTTGTAATCTTTGGGCAGCGGACGGGCAAACAGGTTCGACATATATTCGATGCGGCTGCGCGACATCATAAACAATGCCTTGAACATCAGGTGCTGCAACAGCGCGTCGCGGCGAATGTCCAGCATGATGGCCAGTTTCGGTTTGATCTGCGCAATGTAGGTGAAGTTCTGATCCGGCCCAACGCCCAGATACACGCCGCCAGTAATGTTCATGTCTTCCAGCGTCCCCAAAACGTGCTGATAAGACAGTTCGTTTGAAATCAGGTTGTCCGAACCGAAATACCCCGCTCTTTCCGACAGTCGCGAAACCAGTTGCGCAAAATCTTCGCGGCGGTCGCCGAGGGCGACTTTCTGCTGCGCCAGCGCGGGAGCGGCCATCAGCCAAAGAGCGATGAACAACAAAACGGTTCGGAACGACTGGCGGAAATACTTCATCTGTCTTACTCCTAAAAATGAAATTGCGGTTGGGATTCGAAGCTTCGGAATCGAACTTCAAGGGATCACGTCGCCACTAAACCATAGTTTTTTCGGAAAACAAAGGCGTTTCGCGCTTTACGGGGTTTCCGACAAAACTGTCTCGATGCGACGGGAAAGTTCGGCTTCGGATAGTCGCGTCGGAGAATAAAATCGCACAATGCCTTTTCGATCTATCAGCGCGAAAGTTGGCGTGGCTGAAACTCCGTACCGGATCATCGCTTCCGTATCAATCACCACCGAAACGCTTTCCAGTCCGGGGTAATTTTCTTTCCAGACCTTCTCGATTTGCTGTTTTTCCTCCGCAGGCGTAGCCGTTTTGTTTTGCGCGCCCGTGCCGTAATACCGCGTCGGAGCCATCACGACCAATCCTTGCGCGCGATATTTTTCTGTCACGCGAGCCAGCGTCGTGGCTTGCGCGCGGCAATCGCCGCACCAATGCGCCCACAGAAACAGCAAAACCGGTTTGCCTTTTAGCGCAACAAGCGAAGACGGTTTTGCGCCGATAAAATCGTCCAGATTGAGTTCCGACGCAGGTTGCCCTTCCAGCGAAAGCATGTTGATGGTTCTGCGAATGCGCGAACGGAGGCTGATGTTTTTGGCGCGCGCAAACTCAGATTCCAGAAAGTTGAGCGCGGAACCACAGCCATCCCGCCTCGCCCGCAATCTCCCTTCGACTTCGATGGCAGCGCCGAGCGGCGCCAGCCATTCCTCTTTTTCCTCGCGGATTTCGCGGCGCAATTCGGCGACGTAGGCGGCTGCGGCATCCGGCTGATTAAGCATTTCAGCGCCGCGCGCCAACCATCCCAATGCATCCAGGTATTCGGCATCCACACCGTGCTCTCGTTTGTAATCTTCAGCGGCTTGCGCGCCGCTGTTGAGATCGCCTGCGGAAAGTTTGTTTCGGACGACTCGCACAAGTTCGCCCGCCGCGTGCGTAGTCAATACAAACACTGCCAATGTGAGGAAGGATGCGAGAATGTTACGTTGTTTCAATTGCACGTCTCCTGCTTTCTTTTACGGTCAGCGCCAGTTTGCGATTTTCAGGCAA
Encoded proteins:
- a CDS encoding TlpA family protein disulfide reductase; this translates as MKQRNILASFLTLAVFVLTTHAAGELVRVVRNKLSAGDLNSGAQAAEDYKREHGVDAEYLDALGWLARGAEMLNQPDAAAAYVAELRREIREEKEEWLAPLGAAIEVEGRLRARRDGCGSALNFLESEFARAKNISLRSRIRRTINMLSLEGQPASELNLDDFIGAKPSSLVALKGKPVLLFLWAHWCGDCRAQATTLARVTEKYRAQGLVVMAPTRYYGTGAQNKTATPAEEKQQIEKVWKENYPGLESVSVVIDTEAMIRYGVSATPTFALIDRKGIVRFYSPTRLSEAELSRRIETVLSETP